Part of the Mytilus trossulus isolate FHL-02 chromosome 2, PNRI_Mtr1.1.1.hap1, whole genome shotgun sequence genome is shown below.
ACTCCAGATTCCCTGTTTAGTGAGAAATCAAATGAACTGTATTTGCAGAATATAATGCATTTCATGAACAGCAACTGAGTAATTCCAAAAACATTTCCATGCTGACAGAATCTGACATACATATgtatattgacaaatgtttaacTGTACTACAATAATCATGAAAAATATGCAATACAACACTTACAATACTACAGAAAACATAACATAATATAACTCAATAATATAAAGTAAATTGTTTacttctttctattttttcattTCCATTTCAGTGTTGACAaccatattttttcatatttaataataatgcatattttttcaatgaGCCCCATTTCAATAAAAGTAACTCAATTATTTTTCACACTTTTTTAGTTGTCTGACATAGTGGCCATTTTAATTCTTGCTTTCCATTATCTTAATACAAggagatttatttttaactccACAATTTTTGTGGCCATTTTAATTCTTACTTTCCATTATCTTAATACAAGGAGATTTATATTTAACTCCACAAGCCATGAAAATAAACTGCTATTGAAAAAAATTAGATTACAGAATTTGCTAGTAAAAAAGCCTAAATTACGTCACAGATGTTAAATGATTAACAATATCAAGTGatgacaaaatattcaattcaatattcaaagaaaaatatcattaaaaatatttcattcaggTTGTATTGCACTACCATCAAgtataacaaacatttaatCATTGATCCTTTGTTTCACTGTCagtataatattatttaaactGAGATCAATGCAGTCCTATGTTCAGATACTAAACAACATAAATTACGCTAATAATGGCTGATTTTCTGCACGCTAACACTGTGACAGAATCCAACCTTTATGATGAAAAATTCTCTGATCGAcagaattatatatttgtttttaatgtttgctCTGTTACAACTATCACAGAtagatgtaaaataaaatattcctgTTACACACCAGATAAATATCTGGTTCCCACAGGAAGTCAATTCCATCCACATCATTCTGGCTAGGGTTGGCTCACTGTGTTGGTAACTGTTCTACTGGTGTAAAGAACTTATAGTCAGCAGGGAACAAGTCATGTGCTCTGGGATACATCTGTTTATAGGCCTGTCTGATTGTTACTTCTGCTACCCCAGCAATGTCACCAATCTCTGCAATATAAATCAACAAtcaatattgttgttttttagtgTAGAATTCCCCAAAAATGTTGTAGAGCTTTTGTCACAATCATGATCGTGCAATGTTGACATTGGGTCATAATCTTGTAGTTCATTGCCTTAATCATTAAATTTGGCAGGCATGTAATCCTAAACAATGTATcattatttggcatttttttttaaatcttgcaCAGATTTTTAGGTCAACAACAATACCCAATGCAATCATCATGAAAAAAACAGCAACAAAGCATGTAAATGTCGCagcttaaataaaatatgaaattatccATGATTGAGTATTTTTACAATTCaggaaaaaattgtgtataaataaaatctaatattcaagtaaaattctaaatataaagttcatttatgttGACTATGATAAGAAGCCATACAGTACAATCACACTCAATACCTTTTTGGTTCTTTTTATCAGCTGAGGCCTGAGAAGCCATATAAATAGCTGACGCAGCTACAGAGATGGGACTCCTCCTACAAAACAGATTCAGTTGTGtttacattatcaatatttcaaacaaCTGTTAAGTTCAAAGTGACTCAAGTATGTAATAATAACAGATGCTTTGATTTAAAACTTGCTACCCTTTGAATGTTAATCTTTTCATAGATATATATGCCAGTATTTTAGTTCAcctatattaaattttatttcaggtaTTCTGTGAACAGAGTAATCAAACAACTGGGTAAAATCTAGTAAACTAATAATGCTTTTCAGTCAGAAATTCAGGACTAAAAACTTATCAATGTGGTTGTCACCAAAACACActaattgaaatgaaataacCTGAAACATATTATTGTTTCTAAGCTTCTTGAGAGTTATTTGTATTTCTCAGTACCATAaggaagatcaaaagttgtccTAGTTAATTCTATATTGTAAATTAACTAATTATATCTACCCTGCAACAAGATCCATTTCTACAGCTTTCCTAGCTATATGTGTGGCTGCCTTCTGTACTGATGTTGGCAGACCCAAATTGGAACAGAATCTtgactgaaattaaaaataaaattgcttgcttttaatattgatacactatatatattttctggCTCACCAATTTGCCTAATTCCAAGAATATAGTATGTGATGATTCTAAGCTTCAGTTTTACTGTATATAATATTACTATAAATCcaatgtttatttcacatgaatttgtactgacaattcaaaatttaaatttagagTCCAAAACacaacaatatttgaaatagtattatctccctttttcagtaaaattgaaaattgagcactgtggattcatttatattcatggatatcaattttcgtggattaaagaaaatctacattttcatggatatctGAATTCGTGGTTTGCTGATTTCTATGTacaaagcctatagaaaatttgtaattcgttgaacatatgaattcgtggttcacctgtacccacgaaacccatgaaaattggtatccaacgaataataatgaatccacagtacctgTTTTTGCTTGGCATAGATTTGattgtataaaatgtttacCACTCTACACTTAGTTCTATGAACAcaatagaaataagaaaattgccTAGGAAGAATTAAACCCACTGACTTGTCACTAGAATAATAGATAAACTTCACAACTCCAAACATAAGACATTTAATAACATCAGTCTGAactttttaatgtttcattttaatatataaaaatgctTTTCCGTTACAAATCATGATGTATTGTTTCATGTGTACTTGTCATGCTGCCCATCGATGGCCCTTCATTGGAATAAgaaatattcttattcttaatCATATAAGCCTTCTTattacatacaaaaacaaacattaagaACTGATCAAATCTTACCATAAAATCTCCTGTAGTAATCAGTTCCACATTTGTCTCCAGATTCTTCAGGATCAGTTTGAACACTCTACCAATCTCTTTCTTAGATATCTTGGACACAGCACagatttctacaaaaaaaatcaaattataatttatcaaattaaataaaatttgtatatatttaactaAACATGTAATTCACAACAGCTTTAACCATTCCTTTTGTACTGTGGAtcatttggcattttaaacttacttttgtggatttaagcgtcactgatgagtctttagtagacaAACAGCATGTCTgaagtatatactaaatttagtcctggtatctattcattattatttgttgcaTACACATTTTCGTGGACTTCATAGATACAGGCAAACCAGaatgttcaaatttttaaagattatcaattttctataggcttgaaTGCAGACTTGGGCAAGATGTCGAAATTAGATATCCACAAACATGTAcgttttttcttaatccacgaaaattggtacccacgaaaataggtgaatccacagtatattatTGTACCCTAATGCAACAAAATCAAGTTCATACACtaacttgaaaataaaataaatataaatcatggcaataataaaatagaattaaaagTATGAATCATATTTATATCATGCTTTATCAGTGTTCAGATTGAAAGCTTACAATATTAActgttgcttatttttttatcaaattcaactggtatcaaaaataaactaaaattagatagttaaaaaaatgactTCTCTTTTTAGCAAACATGTGCCTTGAATAGTACAAATAGTATGTCCAAATCAAATGCTCTGGTgaaatatttctgaaaaaaaccATTATCAagataatatgtataaaaaagaagatgttgtagtattgccaatgagacaactatccacaaaagacctaaatgacacaaacattaacaactataggtaaccgtacggccttcaacaatgagcaaagcccatatcgcatagtcagctataaaaggccctgataatgTTCTCCATACTTATTTTGACTGGAtgtaaaatttactataaatatacgttttgtttctatttaccTTTGAACGTCCTAGGAACACCCTCCTGTCTACAAGCaatgtacatacatgatatttaCCTTTGAACGTCCTAGGAACACCCTCCTGTCTACAAGCAATGTACATACAAGCTGCTGCAATTGCGTCATTACTTCTGCCTTTCAAAGCTTTTCCATCATTAActtgtttaaataaattattagcTCTATcctacaaaacaaacatttaaatttacttGGCCAAACATGACTGTAAGTTTTACATATTACTTTGCCCCTttaatcaattttgtcaaagtgAAATCCAAATTTAGCCAGTAGtgtctttttttctctctacATAACAAGAACCTGTCAACTGCAAAatactttttatgttttcaagatctagatacatgtaacttatcattttttttttggaaaaacatTCTTTTTGCAATATGCTCTTACTTAAAAAGCTTTTAATTGCCATCATCTTTATGTTACTTTAaagtggtacctaacactatagggagataactctgtaaagtcagctaaatgttttaattacgttgtgttgtaaaaggaatattaagctctcaatgatcaaaattggtgtttgtcaaactgctatataaccagtgtaatttttctgacaaaacggttggttcaaaatttttgaaatttttatatttttgtttaaagtgtcaaagtaagtactttgacaaaatttaatgaaaaataaacgagccaaatcaattttagtgcaagtgttgggtaccaccttaaattcagaaattattgcatggtTTTATCAATGCAAATTATGTGACTTCATGATTATCGCAATAGTGATAAGTTGCAATCTGATACATATATTATCTCTATACAAACATGTTTGtccaaaattgcaataataaatgcaaaaaatgcaataataaatgcatgcaataatttcttacAGGAAGGATTATACGTTAGTTAACAAATAATGTTAATCTAACCTAAATCTAAACACATAACTCTTAATAGAATGAAATCTGTGTTCTTATACTTACTGCTATCATTTTAGGGAGGTTAAGTCTGTCCCCCATGTTTCCTATTTCTCTGAAGGCATTTATCAAAGCTCTGTCAGCACTACTCATCTAGAAAATACAAATTacgattttaaaataaaaagcaactttgctgaacattacaGAAATCATCAAGTTAATTGCAATTCAAGTACAACAATATGTCATTTTCACCAAggattaaatatgaaattaatgtacttGATGGTGATACAATTTTTCCTTTAACAATAAGACAGTGACATGATCattaattttatacaataaattacTTACCGTACGTCTGTTTTTATACATTGGTTTTCCATGTTCGTCATAGGACATACTGGTCGGGTCTACTTGTATCATTGTACTCAAGTCTCCTCCATCTAACAAAGGattctgtaaaacaaaatgtggtaaaatgttataatatttaaacaaacaagaaaTATGCAATTCAAGACATTTTCAGAACTACAATGTACAATATCCGGACAaaagttgttttcatttgttttaatccattcaaaggagtaggtccggtaagggctgATATTGGCCtaaaatttcaggttcatctaacgtaAGATGTTGAACACTTTtgaaacacttaagtgtctattgcaattgattcaattagtttatatgaaagattttaactaatttagtcattaaaaacctatatatatgttatgtacatgtattatcatcaaatacaacttatatttcaatattatgaatgaacacaaatgcggccactttcatttttactaaaatgctaaacttgtgaagatttcagtaatttagcacaacttaatgatgctagtacccgatatatgtccattgcattgtcaaaaacagcccatatttatatagcatattagcattctactttccaataaatagataaaagactacattttcacaattttgtaaaactgctatattttggggccaaaaaggggtcttactgaacctactcctttgtagATTAAAGAAAGAATACTTTGAACTCATTTTACAaccaaaaatgtttgttatttttttttttcaattttaattgttttattaacatgattaatctTAAGTTTTCAGAT
Proteins encoded:
- the LOC134708130 gene encoding transcription initiation factor IIB-like, with translation MASTSRGPKAKQICCPEHPYANLIEDYHAGDMICPECGLVVGDRVVDVGTEWRTFSNEKSTGNKDPSRVGAAENPLLDGGDLSTMIQVDPTSMSYDEHGKPMYKNRRTMSSADRALINAFREIGNMGDRLNLPKMIADRANNLFKQVNDGKALKGRSNDAIAAACMYIACRQEGVPRTFKEICAVSKISKKEIGRVFKLILKNLETNVELITTGDFMSRFCSNLGLPTSVQKAATHIARKAVEMDLVAGRSPISVAASAIYMASQASADKKNQKEIGDIAGVAEVTIRQAYKQMYPRAHDLFPADYKFFTPVEQLPTQ